The Trichomycterus rosablanca isolate fTriRos1 chromosome 20, fTriRos1.hap1, whole genome shotgun sequence genomic interval cagccacactcattgctaactGGTGTGTTTAATGAATTATACTGAGTACATTTTATACACATATATTTGTGGCAGTGGTTAGGGGAAGACCGTGTCCTGTTCTAGCTGCATGACATGGTTTGAtaggtttggtgtgaaggaatttcagtggtcTACACAGGCTATGATTCTTATTGAACACAGTGCCTGACCTTGCAGATGATTTATTGACTGAATGACCACAcagtccccacagacacactctgtaTTCTTGTGTAAAGCTTTCCTAGAAGAGTAAAGGAACTGGAAAAAGGGCCTTAATAATTCAGGATGGGAtgaccacatacatttggccaaatATTGTGGAGTTGGGGGTACAATCAGGGATGGTCATAAGTTTTCAATATAAGATTTAAAAGATAGAAAAAGCTGTTTAATATGGTTCCATTTGCCAtaacatgtatgtatataagaTTTTGTATTCATAACTATACATTAATCATTTTGTGGTCTACAAGACCTGATCATGTAAGAAAAGATTCTAGTGGCTAATTGTGCAAGTTTAAGAGCAGACAACCTCTTTCTTTTAGCTGACACATCAGTATCACAGCGTTTGTCACCTTAAATGTTAACCTCCACTGAACTTCTTTAATAAGTAACGATGAGCGATCTTCACACATGGCTATGCATTGCTGTTTATGCTTCATTAATGCATTGTTTTTatagaattttattttattatctaaTGAAAATGTCCCTACTAAACATTAGATATGCAACtgatatggctgatctgtgtataaccATCCAGTGAGATGATTTTTTCATGTTTCCTCTATTTACAGATCAGCAAAAGCAGATATTTCAACCTGCTCCTGCAGGAGTGAGGAAATGTGTTGTGGCAACCAACATAGCAGCGACTTCCCTCACCATTAATGGAGTCAAGTAAATTACAACAAAACTCTTAATACATCTGATAGCAAATGATGTAATGTCCTTATACATATAGGGTATATTAACGCATGCAACAATTACTGTGATTACTAACTGGTTTCTGTTTGTATTTCAGATTTATAGTTGACAGTGGATTTGTGAAACAGCTAAATCACAACTCGAACGTTGGCTTGGACATCCTAGACGTGGTGCCGATATCAAAGTAAGAGATAAGTCAAGCCGGTCTCGATACACAATGGCTTTGTAATTCatatattagatttttttttttcctcatggCTGTGTTACCGTGCAGAAGTGAGGCTCAACAACGAGCAGGCAGAGCTGGAAGAACCTCACCAGGGAAGTGCTTCAGGATCTACAGCAAGGAATTTTGGGAGAAATGCATGCCTGAATACACCGTTCCAGAGATACAGCGCACCAGTCTGACTTCTGTTATCCTCACACTCAAATGCCTTGGAGTTCATGATGTCATCAGGTATTGCTTTATTTGAGTTTCAGCTGAGGTTGGTTGTTGTTGCTTGTTCTTTGTGAATCTATATCTGGGAATCTATATGTCTATAATCTATATTGTGCTTTATTGTATAGGTTTCCTTACCTGGATCGTCCAGAGGAAAGATTTATCTTGACTGCATTGAAGCAGCTCTACCAGTTTGATGCAATTGACAGGTGAGTGAcattgtttaaattttttttttcatataataATTTTCACAGACTGGTCAGGCTTGGGGTGGTCCAGTGTCACTCGGCACCATTGGACACAAGGCAGgactacaccctggacagggtgccaatagTGTTCCACCTGTAGCCAGTCCACctgtgtttgggtggtggaacaAAACTAGTATTAGGGGGAAACTCATGCAGGCATAAGGGGAACGTGTGTTTACTTTTTACAGATGAGCTACACTCATTCTAAAGTTACTTTAAAATTCTAATTTTGTTTTAGGATGGTGGAAATAAGAATTGAATGGTTGATGACATTTGACATGTTCTGAATCATGAATTGATCTTGTCACTAAGATATTGCaaacaaaaatgcatttatctAAATTGAATTGTTGTGATAAGCAGTTTTACATGAATCCCTTGAGGCTGGTCAGCTTTGCATAACAGCATTTATGGTCTGGGGAAAGTCATTGGAAAAGTAGGTTATAAACGGTGCTCATTTCAGCAGATTACACATGAGATTCCACATTGAATTAACTATATGGCCATGTATGGGCTTCTTGGACATAACATTCTAAAACTATGACCCAATTAATTTGAAATAAAGTAGGGGTGTTCACATCCTTTGGTCATATATTGTACTTCATGACTGGCTATGAATTGCATCATTAAAAGTGGTGTTCACATTGTTCGCAGTTTGCTTTAGACAGTCTAGGCAGATCGTTTTTTTGTAGTTCTCTCAAATTCCCTCAGGCATCTGTGCCACTTGAGTGCCCCATTAAAAcaatatgtacatttatttaaatggttTTCTATCAAAAAGATGCAAACATGTTGTGTGTAAACACTCTAATTCATCTAATATATCTTTCTTGGACAAAGGAAAGGTAATGTGACCAGCCTGGGAAGACTGATGGTGGAGTTTCCTCTTCCTCCAGGACTTTCTCGTGCTCTGCTGAAATCTGCTGCTCTCGGCTGTGAGGAGTTAATGCTCCCTGTGGCAGCCATGCTGTCAGTGGAAAACATTTTCATCCGCCCAGGTAACCTTACTGACAAAAACTCAGATTACAGTGATCACAAAATGTTTTTTGGCTCATGAATGTAAATTGATTAACATACTGTCCTTTCAGGTCTTccggaaaaacagaaaaaagccGAGAACATTCACAGAGAGCTAAGTGCTTCTGCAGGCAGCTCTAATgattttcttatgcttctttgcatttttcaaaaatgtaaaacaaggtAAGTCTGTaaggtttacttttatttttgaagAGTAACACTATAACTTTATCAGTATGTGTCTGACCCTTATTTGTAGTGACAATCCATCCAATTGGTGTAAAGATCACTGGATCCATTGGCGGGCGCTCAAGTCAGCCTTTAGTGTCGAAACTCAACTGCGAGAGATCCTTCTCCGTCTCAAACAGGTATTCTATTAATTTTGGATAAAAATTCACAAAGttttaaagttttgttccaCTGCTAGTGCAGACATTAGAAGTGATGGTTGCAGCTGAAATTGGGTGAGATCTGGCCTTGCCTTTTTGAGTAGCCCCAATTAGAATCGAACCTGGGtcacagtggtggtgggctggcATGATAGACTACTGCACCACCCAGTAGCAATCCTAATTTTATCTGCAATTAGGTGAACTCTGTGGTctcttttgttgttttattttacattcataCTTCTTTTGTTTTTAGCAGAAAGATTTTCCACATGAGGCATTTAAGGGCAACAGTAGTGAACTTCTCCGGCAGTGTCTCTGCCAGGGTTATTTTCCCAATGTGGCGAGAAGGTCTTTGGGAAAATCATTCTGCACTATGGATGGACATGGCTCTACAGTTAATATTCACCCATCATCCTCTGTAAGGAATTTTTACAGACTTGCTCTTTAAGTTGTAGTGATTATATCTAATTTTTGACTAATCACTGTAATTATGTCTTTTTCTCAGCTTTTTGGGCAGGAGGCCCAGCTAGACTGGATCATTTTCCATGATGTCTTGGTCACGTCTCGAGTTTATGTGAGAACTGTGTGCCCAATCCGATATGAGTGGGTCAAGGACCTCCTCCCAAAACTGCACGAGATAGATGTTTATGATCTGAGCAGCGTTGCTAGAGAGGAAGTAACCGATGAGGAGATGGCACAATGGGAAAAGAAAAGAGCAGCACAAAGACAAACAGGTATACTTTTCAGAAACATAGACTGAGTTCCAGGTGGTTTACTGCTTCCTATTTAAATGCATGACAAAGGATAAATAAGCTCACCTGGTGCATATAAATAGTGGTCAGCATCCAAACCAGAATTCACTGCTGAAATCCTTACTGGACAGGACAAGTATCTGAAAAGATTTTTGTGTTGGGGattttaataatgattattagaATATGTATATTGGATGTGTAATCGGCTTGATATAGACTTAATTGGAATTTAATCATTACCTGTTTTAAACGCCTTTTTTATGGTACTACTTTGTTTCTCATCTAACAGATACCAGTGAAGATGCATCAAGAAAGCTTGAGAAGAGAAATGATGAAAGCTCAATCTCAGAAGCCCGGGCTCGATATTTACAACGGAAACAGAACCGACTTCAGACAAAAGATTTATGAACAGTGaccactatttttattaatagaatctaaatttttaaaataatttctttaatatttaaagttgttttaatattttatttatattttttactcttacgcttgggtggcgcagtggtaaggTGTGCTAAAGTACTACTGCTGAAATCTAGGGatcccgggtttgaatctcagtggtgctatcggctggttggGCGTCTGTTAGGACACGTATGGCTAATGTCCAAGAGGGGATGTGGAGGCCAAAACAGATTAGCtcttgggaggtgcacttgtcagtgtgctctcagtacTGGTCCCAAGCCTAGATAAAAATAGGAGGTTTGTATCA includes:
- the dhx40 gene encoding probable ATP-dependent RNA helicase DHX40 isoform X2: MSELEKSGWSDNGESTQLPITQYREKLITAVKQNQFLVVTGETGSGKTTQLPQYLYQAGLCKGGKIGVTQPRRVAAITVAQRVSQELGVTLGHQVGYQVRFDDCTTQDTVIKYMTDGCMLREILTDTSLTQYSIVILDEVHERSLNTDILLGLLKKTPSRASHGRKSPLKVVVMSATLETDKISAFFGQCPVFVIPGRTYPVKELFCNMIGPKEKEGSAYVKAVVKMALDVHTNESSGDILVFLTGQSEIEKACDMLFEKAESIDYRYDVYDRTVEGLLILPLYGSMPTDQQKQIFQPAPAGVRKCVVATNIAATSLTINGVKFIVDSGFVKQLNHNSNVGLDILDVVPISKSEAQQRAGRAGRTSPGKCFRIYSKEFWEKCMPEYTVPEIQRTSLTSVILTLKCLGVHDVIRFPYLDRPEERFILTALKQLYQFDAIDRKGNVTSLGRLMVEFPLPPGLSRALLKSAALGCEELMLPVAAMLSVENIFIRPGLPEKQKKAENIHRELSASAGSSNDFLMLLCIFQKCKTSDNPSNWCKDHWIHWRALKSAFSVETQLREILLRLKQKDFPHEAFKGNSSELLRQCLCQGYFPNVARRSLGKSFCTMDGHGSTVNIHPSSSLFGQEAQLDWIIFHDVLVTSRVYVRTVCPIRYEWVKDLLPKLHEIDVYDLSSVAREEVTDEEMAQWEKKRAAQRQTDTSEDASRKLEKRNDESSISEARARYLQRKQNRLQTKDL
- the dhx40 gene encoding probable ATP-dependent RNA helicase DHX40 isoform X1 — translated: MSELEKSGWSDNGESTQLPITQYREKLITAVKQNQFLVVTGETGSGKTTQLPQYLYQAGLCKGGKIGVTQPRRVAAITVAQRVSQELGVTLGHQVGYQVRFDDCTTQDTVIKYMTDGCMLREILTDTSLTQYSIVILDEVHERSLNTDILLGLLKKTPSRASHGRKSPLKVVVMSATLETDKISAFFGQCPVFVIPGRTYPVKELFCNMIGPKEKEGSAYVKAVVKMALDVHTNESSGDILVFLTGQSEIEKACDMLFEKAESIDYRYDVYDRTVEGLLILPLYGSMPTDQQKQIFQPAPAGVRKCVVATNIAATSLTINGVKFIVDSGFVKQLNHNSNVGLDILDVVPISKSEAQQRAGRAGRTSPGKCFRIYSKEFWEKCMPEYTVPEIQRTSLTSVILTLKCLGVHDVIRFPYLDRPEERFILTALKQLYQFDAIDRKGNVTSLGRLMVEFPLPPGLSRALLKSAALGCEELMLPVAAMLSVENIFIRPGLPEKQKKAENIHRELSASAGSSNDFLMLLCIFQKCKTSDNPSNWCKDHWIHWRALKSAFSVETQLREILLRLKQQKDFPHEAFKGNSSELLRQCLCQGYFPNVARRSLGKSFCTMDGHGSTVNIHPSSSLFGQEAQLDWIIFHDVLVTSRVYVRTVCPIRYEWVKDLLPKLHEIDVYDLSSVAREEVTDEEMAQWEKKRAAQRQTDTSEDASRKLEKRNDESSISEARARYLQRKQNRLQTKDL